A portion of the Paenibacillus hamazuiensis genome contains these proteins:
- a CDS encoding ABC transporter substrate-binding protein → MKRSALITALALIVVLSGCGLWQRPPSSGDKKITLTLWYWNRSIDDELLKQVDQQFPNIHLNYQKIGGDFKAKLMTTLAARSGGPDIVGLNDWVSALFPDKTRFVNLYDLGAKEVQSKYLEWKWKQGVTPDGTMIAFPMDTGPTALFYREDLFRQAGLPTDPAEVNKQLRTWDAYFEAGKKLKQALGGKVSMTDNVKDLYGQVLAQGKDLYFTPDGQFIGERSEQVQKAWAAAAKAYKDGVVANVDRWTPEWNAAMNKGDIASFVGAVWMKKVLKDAAPDTSGKWRVARAPGGDGNNGGSFLAIMKTSQHPKEAFEVIKWLQSESNQLRAFQDLDLFPSAPGAFSDPKMNSEEPFFGGQKTGAIFAESAKNVQVAYFGEKFTLVDGIMKQEMDKVAKQNKSPDAAWQDAMKQIQRELKR, encoded by the coding sequence TTGAAGCGATCGGCTTTGATTACCGCGCTCGCGCTCATTGTCGTCTTGTCCGGCTGCGGGTTATGGCAGCGTCCGCCATCATCCGGCGACAAAAAGATAACGCTTACATTGTGGTATTGGAACCGTTCGATCGACGATGAGCTTTTGAAGCAGGTGGATCAGCAGTTCCCGAACATTCATTTGAACTACCAGAAAATTGGAGGCGATTTCAAGGCGAAGTTAATGACGACCTTGGCCGCCCGTTCCGGGGGTCCCGACATCGTCGGCTTGAACGATTGGGTATCGGCTCTGTTTCCGGACAAGACCCGTTTCGTGAATTTGTACGACCTGGGAGCGAAGGAGGTTCAAAGCAAATACCTGGAATGGAAATGGAAGCAGGGCGTCACTCCGGACGGCACGATGATCGCTTTTCCGATGGATACCGGCCCGACGGCGCTGTTTTACCGCGAGGATTTGTTCCGTCAAGCCGGGCTCCCTACGGATCCGGCCGAGGTGAACAAGCAGCTGCGCACGTGGGATGCCTATTTCGAGGCGGGAAAAAAGCTGAAGCAAGCGCTCGGCGGCAAAGTATCGATGACCGACAATGTGAAAGATCTATACGGGCAGGTGCTTGCCCAGGGCAAGGATTTGTACTTCACTCCCGACGGCCAGTTTATCGGGGAGCGTTCGGAACAGGTCCAGAAGGCGTGGGCAGCGGCCGCCAAGGCGTATAAAGACGGGGTCGTCGCGAATGTCGATCGCTGGACGCCGGAATGGAATGCCGCCATGAACAAAGGGGATATCGCATCGTTCGTCGGCGCGGTGTGGATGAAGAAGGTGCTGAAGGATGCGGCTCCGGATACGTCCGGCAAGTGGCGGGTGGCCAGGGCGCCGGGAGGGGACGGAAACAACGGCGGCTCGTTTCTCGCGATCATGAAAACGAGTCAGCACCCCAAGGAGGCGTTCGAGGTCATCAAATGGCTGCAAAGCGAATCGAACCAGCTCCGCGCTTTCCAGGATCTCGATTTGTTCCCGTCGGCGCCGGGCGCTTTCAGCGATCCGAAAATGAACAGCGAGGAACCGTTTTTCGGCGGACAAAAAACAGGTGCGATTTTCGCCGAATCCGCCAAAAACGTGCAGGTCGCCTATTTCGGAGAAAAGTTTACGCTGGTCGACGGCATCATGAAGCAGGAGA
- a CDS encoding helix-turn-helix transcriptional regulator yields the protein MQKSQRLIQMIMKINAKKSFTVKELADEFGLSSRTILRDLQELSELGIPVYSIQGRGGGYKLLQERLLPPISFTEGEAIAMFFACQSLEYFSSLPFAEGADSALHKFYHYLPEDVKSQIDRLKNKVMFWSPYRWMSPGVLQTLLQAVMTRRAVAIKYKSGSGVSERNIQPIGLYASSGYWYCPAYCFLREDIRQFRADRILSAELNESIPCREDINRMNLTDKPAKGHLEQTTLELEMTKKGVWQLESNPRFAPFIRRNEDGSGTAAVRITAEDVKFYADLVWQMGKEVKIRGPEEAIAYMKEKAESVRQLYL from the coding sequence TTGCAGAAGTCACAGCGACTAATCCAGATGATCATGAAGATCAATGCCAAAAAATCGTTTACCGTCAAAGAGTTGGCGGACGAATTCGGGTTATCCAGCCGAACGATTTTAAGAGATTTACAAGAACTAAGCGAGCTCGGTATCCCCGTTTACTCGATTCAGGGAAGAGGGGGCGGTTACAAGCTGCTGCAGGAACGGCTGCTTCCGCCGATCAGCTTCACCGAAGGCGAAGCTATTGCGATGTTTTTTGCGTGCCAATCCCTGGAGTATTTCAGTTCATTGCCGTTTGCCGAGGGGGCCGATTCGGCGCTCCACAAGTTTTATCATTACTTGCCCGAAGATGTGAAAAGTCAAATAGACCGCTTAAAAAACAAGGTCATGTTTTGGAGTCCATACCGCTGGATGTCGCCCGGGGTTTTGCAAACCCTGCTTCAAGCTGTCATGACCCGCCGTGCAGTCGCCATAAAATATAAATCCGGGAGCGGAGTATCGGAACGGAACATTCAGCCGATCGGTCTGTATGCAAGCTCAGGCTACTGGTACTGCCCGGCGTATTGCTTCCTTCGGGAAGACATCAGGCAGTTCAGGGCTGACCGGATTCTCTCCGCGGAACTGAACGAGTCGATCCCTTGCCGGGAAGATATAAACCGGATGAACTTAACGGATAAGCCTGCGAAAGGCCATCTGGAACAGACGACATTGGAGCTCGAGATGACGAAAAAAGGAGTTTGGCAGCTCGAATCCAATCCCCGGTTTGCACCTTTTATCAGGCGAAATGAGGATGGCAGCGGAACGGCGGCCGTTCGGATTACAGCGGAAGATGTGAAATTTTACGCAGACCTGGTATGGCAGATGGGGAAGGAAGTCAAAATACGCGGGCCTGAGGAAGCGATTGCGTACATGAAGGAAAAAGCGGAATCGGTGCGGCAGTTATATTTATAA
- a CDS encoding AAA family ATPase encodes MTEKSAGIILVTGIMASGKSTVAQLLAQRFAKSVHVRGDIFRKMIVNHRKEVEPTAGDEELEQLRLRYRLAAHCADAYFRAGFTVIVQDVVIGPMLGEFVSFVQSRPFRVVVLCPNTDAVTRREAGRSKKGYGAWTVEQLDNVLRSETPRVGVWLDSSEQTPDETVNDILKKWDEALLS; translated from the coding sequence ATGACGGAGAAAAGTGCCGGAATTATATTGGTCACCGGAATTATGGCCAGCGGAAAATCGACCGTGGCGCAGCTGCTTGCCCAGCGGTTTGCGAAATCCGTGCATGTGCGGGGAGATATTTTCCGAAAAATGATCGTAAATCACCGCAAGGAGGTGGAGCCAACCGCCGGGGACGAGGAGCTGGAGCAGCTAAGGCTGCGGTACCGGCTCGCAGCGCATTGCGCGGACGCTTACTTTCGCGCGGGATTTACCGTAATCGTTCAGGATGTGGTCATCGGTCCGATGCTGGGCGAATTCGTCTCTTTCGTGCAAAGCCGCCCATTCCGGGTTGTAGTTCTTTGCCCGAACACGGATGCCGTCACACGGAGGGAAGCCGGGCGTTCGAAAAAAGGATACGGCGCCTGGACCGTGGAGCAGTTGGACAATGTGCTGCGAAGCGAAACGCCGCGCGTAGGCGTATGGCTCGATTCCTCCGAACAAACCCCCGACGAAACCGTAAACGACATTTTGAAAAAATGGGACGAAGCGCTGCTCTCGTAA